Proteins from a genomic interval of Pseudomonas anuradhapurensis:
- a CDS encoding hybrid sensor histidine kinase/response regulator produces the protein MTPEQMRDASLLELFSLEAEAQTQILSAGLMALERNPKQADQLEACMRAAHSLKGAARIVGVDAGVSVAHVMEDCLVAAQEGRLQLSAEHIDALLQGTDLLMRIATPGDTGAQAILPVFLAQMACLLDPGGAAMPAVAPAAPALPQAPAPAQQSEPLPAAPLEPDLEAEPEPLARRKAGKRAGEGAERVLRVTADRLNSLLDLSSKSLVETQRLKPYLATLQRLKRMHGQGMQALDGLRMQLEDSGQSSEVLEALAQTQRLLAETQQILQQQAADLDEFGWQASQRAQLLYDTALACRMRPFADVLAGQSRMVRDLGRSLGKPVRLLVEGEKTQVDRDVLEKLEAPLTHLLRNAVDHGIEQPERRQLAGKPEEGVIRLRASHQAGMLSLELIDDGAGIDLERLRSSIVERALSPADTVARMSEAELLTFLFLPGFSLRDTVTEVSGRGVGLDAVQHMIRELRGSIELTQTAGQGCRFHLQVPLTLSVVRSLVVEVGGEAYAFPLAHIERTLDVAADEIVQIEGRQHFWHEGRHIGLVAASQLLNRPAGQAEESRLRVVVIREREQLYGVAVERLVGERVLVVMPLDPRLGKVQDISSGALLDDGSVVLIIDVEDLLRSLDKLLSTGSLERIARGSGGARGVVRKRILVVDDSLTVRELQRKLLGNRGYDVAVAVDGMDGWNALRGEDFDLLITDIDMPRMDGIELVTLVRRDQRLQSLPVMVVSYKDREEDRRRGLDAGADYYLAKASFHDDALLDAVVELIGGAQG, from the coding sequence ATGACCCCAGAGCAAATGCGCGACGCATCGTTGCTCGAACTGTTCAGCCTGGAAGCCGAGGCGCAGACCCAGATACTCAGTGCCGGCCTGATGGCGCTGGAGCGCAACCCTAAGCAGGCCGACCAGCTCGAGGCTTGCATGCGTGCGGCGCATTCGCTGAAGGGGGCGGCGCGGATCGTTGGGGTGGACGCAGGCGTCAGCGTCGCCCATGTCATGGAAGACTGCCTGGTAGCCGCGCAGGAGGGCCGCCTGCAACTGAGCGCCGAGCATATCGATGCCTTGCTGCAAGGCACCGACCTGCTGATGCGCATCGCCACGCCTGGGGATACCGGGGCGCAAGCGATCCTGCCGGTGTTCCTGGCGCAAATGGCCTGCCTGCTCGACCCGGGGGGCGCAGCCATGCCTGCCGTAGCGCCCGCCGCCCCGGCACTGCCGCAGGCGCCTGCGCCTGCCCAGCAGAGCGAGCCGCTGCCCGCCGCGCCCCTCGAGCCAGACCTCGAGGCCGAGCCCGAACCGCTGGCGCGGCGCAAGGCGGGCAAGCGTGCCGGCGAAGGTGCGGAGCGGGTGCTGCGGGTCACTGCCGATCGCCTCAACAGCCTGCTCGACCTGTCCAGCAAGTCGCTGGTGGAAACCCAGCGGCTCAAGCCTTACCTGGCCACCCTGCAGCGCCTAAAACGCATGCACGGCCAAGGCATGCAGGCGCTCGACGGCCTGCGCATGCAACTGGAGGACAGTGGCCAGAGCAGCGAGGTGCTCGAAGCCTTGGCGCAGACCCAGCGCCTGCTGGCGGAAACCCAGCAGATCCTGCAGCAGCAGGCTGCCGACCTGGATGAGTTCGGCTGGCAGGCCAGCCAGCGCGCACAACTGCTGTACGACACGGCGCTGGCTTGCCGGATGCGGCCGTTTGCCGATGTATTGGCCGGCCAGAGCCGCATGGTCCGCGACCTTGGACGGTCGCTGGGCAAGCCGGTGCGGTTGCTGGTGGAAGGGGAAAAGACCCAGGTCGACCGTGATGTGCTGGAAAAGCTCGAAGCACCGCTGACCCACCTGTTGCGCAACGCCGTCGACCATGGCATCGAACAGCCCGAGCGGCGCCAGTTGGCGGGCAAGCCGGAGGAGGGCGTGATCCGCCTGCGCGCCTCGCACCAGGCCGGCATGCTCAGCCTGGAGCTGATCGACGATGGCGCCGGCATCGACCTCGAACGCCTGCGCAGCAGCATCGTCGAGCGTGCCCTGTCACCGGCCGACACCGTGGCGCGAATGAGCGAGGCGGAGTTGCTGACGTTCCTGTTCCTGCCCGGGTTCAGCCTGCGCGACACGGTCACCGAGGTGTCCGGGCGCGGGGTCGGCCTGGATGCGGTGCAGCACATGATCCGTGAGCTGCGCGGCTCGATCGAACTGACCCAGACAGCCGGGCAGGGCTGCCGTTTCCACCTGCAGGTACCGTTGACCCTGTCGGTGGTGCGCAGCCTGGTGGTCGAGGTGGGCGGCGAGGCCTACGCCTTCCCGCTCGCCCACATCGAACGCACGCTGGACGTGGCTGCCGACGAGATCGTGCAGATCGAAGGGCGCCAGCACTTCTGGCACGAAGGCCGGCACATCGGCCTGGTCGCAGCCAGCCAGTTGCTCAACCGCCCGGCCGGGCAGGCCGAGGAAAGCCGGCTGCGGGTGGTGGTGATTCGTGAGCGCGAGCAACTGTACGGCGTGGCCGTGGAGCGGCTGGTGGGCGAACGCGTGCTGGTGGTGATGCCACTCGACCCGCGGCTGGGCAAGGTGCAGGACATTTCTTCCGGCGCGCTGCTCGACGATGGCTCGGTGGTGCTGATCATCGATGTCGAGGACTTGTTACGCTCACTGGACAAACTGCTCAGCACCGGCAGCCTGGAACGCATCGCGCGCGGCAGCGGCGGTGCCCGCGGCGTGGTGCGCAAGCGCATCCTGGTGGTCGACGACTCGCTGACCGTGCGCGAATTGCAGCGCAAGTTGCTCGGCAACCGTGGCTACGACGTGGCCGTGGCAGTGGATGGCATGGATGGCTGGAACGCCTTGCGTGGCGAGGACTTCGACCTGCTGATCACCGACATCGACATGCCGCGCATGGACGGCATCGAGCTGGTCACCCTGGTGCGCCGCGACCAGCGCCTGCAGTCGCTGCCGGTGATGGTGGTGTCCTACAAGGACCGCGAGGAAGACCGGCGGCGTGGCCTGGACGCCGGCGCCGACTACTATTTGGCAAAGGCCAGTTTCCACGACGATGCGTTGCTGGATGCTGTGGTGGAGCTGATCGGGGGGGCGCAGGGATGA
- a CDS encoding chemotaxis response regulator protein-glutamate methylesterase, which translates to MKIAIVNDMPMAVEALRRAVAFEPAHEVIWVAGNGAEAVRLCAEALPDLILMDLIMPVMDGVEATRRIMAETPCAIVIVTVDRKQNMPRVFEAMGHGALDVVDTPALGAGDPREAAAPLLRKILNISWLIGQQNAPAARPVAAPVRALSQHRGLVAIGSSAGGPAALEVLLKGLPAAFPAAIVLVQHVDQVFAAGMAEWLSSAAGLPVRLAREGEPPQPGQVLLAGTNHHIRLLQNGQLAYTAEPVNEIYRPSIDVFFESVARYWTGDAVGVLLTGMGRDGAQGLKLMRQQGFLTIAQDQASSAVYGMPKAAVAIDAAVEVRPLERIAGRLMEIFAK; encoded by the coding sequence ATGAAGATCGCCATCGTCAACGACATGCCCATGGCGGTCGAGGCACTGCGCCGGGCGGTCGCCTTCGAACCGGCGCACGAGGTGATATGGGTGGCCGGCAATGGTGCCGAGGCGGTGCGGCTGTGCGCTGAAGCATTGCCAGACCTGATCCTCATGGACCTGATCATGCCGGTGATGGACGGCGTCGAGGCCACCCGCAGGATCATGGCCGAAACCCCCTGCGCCATCGTCATCGTCACGGTCGACCGCAAGCAGAACATGCCCCGGGTGTTCGAGGCCATGGGCCACGGCGCACTCGACGTGGTCGACACGCCGGCGCTGGGGGCGGGCGACCCGCGCGAAGCGGCAGCGCCACTGTTGCGCAAGATCCTCAACATAAGCTGGCTGATCGGCCAGCAGAATGCCCCGGCCGCACGCCCGGTCGCCGCGCCTGTACGGGCGCTGTCGCAGCATCGCGGGCTGGTGGCGATCGGCTCGTCCGCAGGCGGCCCGGCGGCCCTCGAGGTGCTGCTCAAGGGCCTGCCGGCGGCGTTTCCGGCGGCCATCGTGCTGGTCCAGCATGTGGACCAGGTGTTTGCCGCAGGCATGGCCGAATGGCTCAGCAGCGCAGCCGGCCTGCCGGTGCGCCTGGCCCGTGAAGGTGAACCACCGCAGCCCGGCCAAGTGTTGCTGGCCGGCACCAACCACCACATCCGCCTGCTACAGAACGGCCAACTGGCCTACACTGCCGAACCGGTCAATGAGATTTACCGGCCCTCGATCGATGTGTTCTTCGAAAGCGTGGCGCGCTACTGGACCGGCGATGCGGTCGGCGTGCTGCTCACCGGCATGGGCCGCGATGGCGCCCAAGGCCTGAAACTGATGCGCCAGCAGGGCTTCCTGACCATTGCCCAGGACCAGGCCAGCAGTGCGGTGTATGGAATGCCCAAAGCTGCCGTGGCCATCGATGCCGCGGTGGAAGTCCGCCCGCTGGAACGCATCGCCGGGCGCTTGATGGAAATTTTTGCAAAATGA
- the wspR gene encoding Wsp signal transduction system regulator diguanylate cyclase WspR (signal transduction system involved in biofilm formation) yields MNDLPIEGFTTTNENAAMVLLVDDQAMIGEAVRRGLANEDNIDFHFCADPHQAVAQAVRIKPTVILQDLIMPGLDGLTLVREYRNNPATQDIPIIVLSTKEDPLVKSAAFAAGANDYLVKLPDTIELVARIRYHSRSYLTLLQRDEAYRALRVSQQQLLDSNLMLQRLMNSDGLTGLSNRRHFDEYLELEWRRAMRELQQLSLLMIDVDFFKAYNDSFGHLAGDEALRQVAEAIRGVCSRPTDLPARYGGEEFVLVLPNTSQGGARLVAEKLRQTILGLGIPHTAPTADSYLTVSIGLATQTPAIGSHSRQLISAADKGLYLAKNGGRNQVGIA; encoded by the coding sequence ATGAATGACTTACCGATCGAAGGTTTCACCACCACCAACGAAAACGCGGCGATGGTACTGCTGGTCGACGACCAGGCCATGATCGGCGAGGCGGTGCGGCGTGGCCTGGCCAACGAGGACAACATCGACTTCCACTTCTGCGCCGACCCGCACCAGGCGGTGGCCCAGGCGGTGCGCATCAAGCCCACGGTGATTCTCCAGGACCTGATCATGCCTGGCCTGGACGGGCTGACCCTGGTACGCGAATACCGCAACAACCCGGCGACCCAGGACATCCCGATCATCGTCCTGTCGACCAAGGAAGACCCGCTGGTCAAGAGCGCGGCCTTTGCGGCCGGGGCCAACGACTACCTGGTCAAGCTGCCGGACACCATCGAGCTGGTGGCGCGCATTCGCTACCACTCACGCTCCTACCTGACCCTGCTGCAGCGCGACGAGGCCTACCGTGCCTTGCGCGTCAGCCAGCAGCAATTGCTCGATTCCAACCTGATGCTGCAGCGGCTGATGAACTCCGATGGCCTGACCGGGTTGTCCAACCGCCGCCACTTCGACGAATACCTGGAGCTGGAATGGCGCCGCGCCATGCGTGAGCTGCAGCAGTTGTCGCTGCTGATGATCGACGTGGACTTCTTCAAGGCCTACAACGACAGCTTCGGCCACCTGGCCGGGGACGAGGCCTTGCGCCAGGTGGCCGAGGCGATCCGCGGCGTGTGCTCGCGGCCGACCGACCTGCCGGCGCGCTATGGCGGCGAGGAGTTCGTCCTGGTGTTGCCCAACACCTCGCAGGGTGGAGCGCGCCTGGTGGCCGAGAAGCTGCGCCAGACCATATTGGGCCTGGGTATCCCGCACACCGCGCCGACGGCCGACTCCTACCTGACCGTGAGCATCGGCCTGGCAACCCAGACCCCGGCCATCGGCAGCCATAGCCGGCAGTTGATCTCTGCCGCCGACAAGGGCCTGTACCTGGCCAAGAATGGCGGGCGCAACCAGGTGGGTATCGCCTGA